A region of the Arthrobacter sp. FW306-07-I genome:
TGCGGAAGAAGGGCGTGCTGCTGCAGAACTACTACGGCATAGCGCACAACTCACTGCCCAACTACCTGGCCCAGATTTCCGGGCAACCCCCCAACGACAGCACCGAGAAGGACTGCCACACCTACACCGGGTTCACCGCCACTGGAACCAATTCGGACGGCACGCTGCAGGGCGACGGGTGCGTCTATCCGGAGAACGTCCAGACCTTGGCAGGGCAACTGGCGGCGCAGGGCAAAACCTGGAAGGGCTACATGGAGGACATGCAGCAGCCGTGCGAGCACCCGGTCCTGGAAGAGGCCGACAACCACATCAAGGCCACCCCGGAGGAGCAGTACTCCACCCACCACAACCCCTTTGTGTACTTCCGCTCCATCACCTCATCCCCGGAGTGCGCAAGGAACGTTGTGAACTCCTCGGCCCTCAAGGACGACCTGCAGTCCGTGGACACCACCCCGAACCTTGCCTACATCACGCCCAACCTCTGCCATGACGGGCATGACGGCACCTGCGCCGACGGCTCGGACGGCGGCCTGGGTGCGGCGGACAGCTGGCTCAAGGAGCAGGTGCCGGCCATCCTGTCCTCCCCGGCGTACAAGCAGGACGGGATGCTGGTGATCACCTTCGATGAGGCCGAGGGCGACGCCGCCGGGCCGTCCGAACCGGCCAGTGCCGTACCAGCCGGCGGCACGGCGGGCGGCAAGGTGGGCGCGCTGGTCCTGTCCCCGTTCAGCGAGGCGGGGACCTCATCGGACCGGGCCTACAACCACTACAGCCTGCTGGCCAGCATCGAGGACTTCTTCCGCCTCCCCCGCCTGGGACTGGCGGCAGACCCCGGTGCGAGGGTCTTCAGCGACGACGTTTACCGGAAGGAATCCTGAGGATGTGGCCTGAGCATAACGGACGACGCCGGCTCGTACTGGGGGCTGCCGCAGTGGTCGCTTTGGTGATCCTCGCCGTCGTTCTTTTCACCGTGTTCCGTGCCGGCCCGCAACAGACGGGCTCCCCTGCAGCGGCGCCGGCGAACCCGTCACCGAACGCCGCTCCTGCGGCCGGTCCCGCTGGCATCGCCGCTGCCGGAATCTCCAAGATCAAGCACGTGGTGATCATCACCCAGGAGAACAGATCCTTTGACAGCTACTTCGGCACCTTTCCCGGGGCCGACGGGATCCCCATGAAGGACGGCCAGCCCAGCGTCTGCGTCCCCGAC
Encoded here:
- a CDS encoding alkaline phosphatase family protein, whose protein sequence is MLLPVLALFLSGVVACQAPAPAPAPQTATPSGAATPSPSASPATATPTANPSSAADAVDAVKAAGTPQHIFVINLENKGYASVWGDNSPAPYLSGTLRKKGVLLQNYYGIAHNSLPNYLAQISGQPPNDSTEKDCHTYTGFTATGTNSDGTLQGDGCVYPENVQTLAGQLAAQGKTWKGYMEDMQQPCEHPVLEEADNHIKATPEEQYSTHHNPFVYFRSITSSPECARNVVNSSALKDDLQSVDTTPNLAYITPNLCHDGHDGTCADGSDGGLGAADSWLKEQVPAILSSPAYKQDGMLVITFDEAEGDAAGPSEPASAVPAGGTAGGKVGALVLSPFSEAGTSSDRAYNHYSLLASIEDFFRLPRLGLAADPGARVFSDDVYRKES